The Armatimonadota bacterium genome includes a window with the following:
- a CDS encoding 3-ketoacyl-ACP reductase, with the protein MDRVAIVTGGTRGIGLGIARALAREGWSLVVNGRRPECETAEALEVLKACSPGVLYVRADISDPEGRARILDMTRERFGRLDALVNNAGVAPDVRADILDASEESFDRLISINLKGPYFLTQAAARWMLEQREADPSWEGTIVNITSISATTASVNRGDYCITKAGLAMASRLWAVRLADHGIRVYEVRPGIIETDMTSGVREKYDHLIAEGLLLQRRWGTPDDVGRAVASLLRGDFPYSTGSVLMVDGGFSVERL; encoded by the coding sequence ATGGATAGGGTTGCGATCGTTACCGGCGGGACCCGTGGTATCGGGCTGGGGATAGCCCGTGCGCTGGCGCGCGAGGGCTGGTCGCTGGTGGTCAACGGCCGGCGGCCGGAATGTGAGACGGCAGAGGCGCTTGAGGTACTGAAAGCCTGCTCACCGGGAGTTCTCTACGTGCGCGCGGATATCAGCGACCCGGAAGGACGCGCTCGCATCCTCGATATGACCCGCGAGAGGTTCGGCCGTCTGGACGCGCTGGTGAACAACGCCGGTGTCGCGCCGGACGTGCGCGCCGATATCCTGGACGCCTCGGAGGAAAGCTTCGACCGCCTCATCTCCATTAATCTCAAGGGCCCATACTTCCTGACGCAGGCGGCTGCTCGCTGGATGCTGGAACAGCGCGAGGCAGATCCTTCGTGGGAGGGGACGATCGTCAACATTACGTCCATCTCCGCGACGACAGCCTCCGTGAACCGGGGGGACTACTGCATCACGAAGGCCGGTCTCGCCATGGCCAGCAGACTCTGGGCCGTGCGCCTCGCAGACCACGGCATCCGCGTCTACGAAGTCCGCCCCGGCATCATCGAGACCGACATGACGTCAGGCGTCAGGGAGAAATACGATCACCTGATTGCGGAAGGCCTCCTGCTCCAGCGCAGGTGGGGGACACCGGACGACGTCGGACGGGCCGTGGCATCCTTGTTGAGGGGAGACTTCCCCTATTCTACCGGCAGCGTGCTGATGGTGGACGGCGGGTTCTCGGTGGAGCGCCTCTGA